CAAAAGTTCCTGAATGATTGCATCAGACATGtcccctttgtataaatgtacataTACAACAGCCATGTTTCATAAGCAGTCTGTCTAGGACGCAGTGTGCCAAGATAAACATCACCTTTCCCTTTGTAACAGAACAGTAGTGAGAAGTGTAGCACCATTAGACCACTCACCTGCTGGGCAGAATCTTTGCTCTGGGCCATCATATATAGCCAGGTTCCTGTTGACTGGTATACTGTCATCACGTAATGTTAGATGTGCTGGCTGGTCATGTTCATGGTTCGTACCACTTAGAGCCACAGATGAGAGGAGATCAAAACTGATCTTGCCATCAGGTTTGGGGTACTCAATGGGTGTGCAGTCCTTGGCTGGTTTTAGCTGGTCACTATCCAAACCTATTGGAAAAATATGACATTGTTAATCTAGCATTCTGTGTAACTAGAATAAGAATACAACAAAATATAGCAGGTTGTCCAATGAAAGCAACATAAGGCCGGATTTAAGGGTGTTAAATGGGTATTTTTGCATGtctattaggccatgttcacacgttggaatttctgTACCGGAGTCCGCATTGGAATCCGGCATGGAGATTCCACGCCCGCAGAGTTCCGtttaattcaacaggattctgctgctctgtgcacacggcagaatttccgtgccagatgtttccagcattgaaattccgatttccgtgtccgcacaaagaatgaacacattcattctttgtgcggagacTGCACGGAATGCTCACTAGCACTAGCACTctccggaatgtctgcacggagattctcAGCGTGGACATTCCagcgtgtaaacatggccttCCCAACGTAAGTCCCAGCCTGACAGTGGGTCTGATGGCCCGAACTGACAGCTCTTAGTTTGGGTTAACAGACCCCTGGCCAGGCCAGGCCCTGCATTTGTAAAAATAGGCGTGTAACACCCTTATGTGAAACCAACCTTAACTAAAGgtccacttttttttaaactgtatgtttattttgatttatatttttaaagcGAACAATGACAGGAATATGAAATGGATGAAAGTCACATCATAaggttcagggatgtggaaatcctatcgcccgatgcccgggaaatgtagttccgggcaggtgaatttttcatgcatttagccctgtatcgggcaagcaggccCGGACCGACTTCCCCTTTATTTTTATCACGCCAACGTGAGGTGCAGACGGACGGGAGGAGCAGaagcagacttgcatgggacgcaagtctgcacaTCACACCGGAGTCTGGAGCCTGCTCCGTACCCGgcagcccccggctgatttcagtagccgggggctgccgctaatGGCCTggtctggctattaaccctttagatcgccgctatcaaagttgacagTGGAATCTAAAGGGACCTGTTAACCATTCctagtggtctagtggggtggattgtcCCCCTGCAGTGGCGtgatccactgtagaggtagccggagggctcacCTCTGCATTCATAGCTGCCCCTGTgaatctgcatttgattgagcctgccttgagcagATGAACCATTGATCTTTGTTACCAAATGAAcaaagatcaatggagttcaatagaactgcattgatctgcatgaggaatctaatgattcctcctaataacgtgtatttaaaaaaaaaaaaaaaaaagtaataaaagtaaaaaaaaaaaaacacccattaacccattCCATATTAAAAGTGTATTACCACTTAGACCCTGTAGGTAATAAGGTAGAGGGAAGGGCTTTGCTGGCCCTTTagtaatggccgctcacctggagcgaaTATGAAGACCCCccccaatctccctgcagcaccaatgcgggtgctgaatctccagtttcggaaacctctatgggaggggtcgtgatggcaatcacaccccctaccatagacatgaaaggagggggcgtggcgtgacgtcatgtccccagtcccggaggtttctgaaactggagattcagcaccggcATAGAATGCGAGTGCTGCAGGGGGGAGctcgggggtcctcagcagcgggccccccgcgatcagacatcttatcccctatcctttggatagggaataaaatgttttagcccggaatacccctttaatatagcatGTGCTTCACAGCAGAGGCTTGCTGACTGGCATGGATATCTTTGATACAAGACCATCACTTATTTTTAGAACTGGGATTAGACTTCAAAGTGtccgtcatttaaaaaaaaaaaaatttgggacaaATTACAGAGACACGTCAAAAGCTATGATAAGTTGAAGTCTCAATGCTGATACCCCCACAAGCTTTAGAAAGAGCCGGAAGCGTGCAGTATCTTCATTTTGCTTCACTGGACGGCCCCTTTATAAGTCTTCCATGGGGCTGTCCTGTGAAGTAGGACATGGATCGCTTTGAGTTGGAAAGTGAACTATGCCCCCGTGTGCTTCTTCCCACTTGTTTTGTTGCTTACACCGACCAGTTAAAACTTTTGACGTGcctctgacatgtcaaaagttattttttttttatgtcagcgATAGTTTAAGAAAAAGGTTATTAGATTTCATAATTATGGCTCAATTGTTGTATGTACATTGAAGCAAATGGGACAAGGGGTACAGACTCACGAGCCTTACTTGACAAATCAGAAATAGTGTATGAATTaatacatttatacattatatttatttcACTCCAGTATGATCCATTGCCTACAGTAATCAATAGTGAACTGCATAGATCACACAGGTACCTTTATGCTTCAATGTCCAAGGCTCCATTCCCCTAAGTATCCAGTAGAAGAGACCGGTGTATATCATGCCACCATACAATCCCAGGGGTCCATGGCAGGAAGGTCTGATATTCCTTACGCTATAAAGCTCTTTCCACACCCacgatttttttaagttttcttcATACTCTGTAACACTGAGACCTAAATACAGGTTTCAAGGTTGAAATAATGCATTTATGAGATTGTGCACATATGAGAGGATACATTACTGCAACAATAAAATGTACTAGATACCTTGAGTACTTGACTGGAGGTTTTCATCAGTTAGCTGCTTAAAGATTGATTCCGCTGCAAGGATCCCACTTTTCATTGCTGTGTGAGTGCCTTTAATCTTTGGTACATTCAACAAGCCAGGGCTGCATCCAACCAATACACCTCCAGGGAACGCCAGCTTTGGCAAGGACTGAAAACAACGTAACATTTTATAAGTGAGTAGAAAGACACTTCCTGATGCTAAAGGATAAAGAAATTCCAATAATGCCTCAATATTAGATCAAATAAATATCCAAATGGCCCTTGGTAGAGGAAAAGAAAGGTTCCCCACCCCTAAAGCATAGGTATGGTACAGCAGATAAACGTTGTGTAATAGCAGCATAAAGAGGTATGGTACCTGAAAACCCCCTTCATTTAGTGCTCGTGCTCCATAAGCAATTCGAGTTCCACCTTCCAGTGTCGGACACACAGACGGATGATGTTTCCACCTCTGGAACTCTCTGAATGGGTTTATGTATGGGTTCTGATAATCTAAACCAATCTGCAATAAAACAACACGTTTACAGCCAAAGGAATCGTTGTATAAAAGTTTAGACATTTACAAAGTCTATTATTACCGAAGGAGGATAGTTTTCCATGGGTGCTCTAGTCTATAGACCGTGGTGGTCAATTTGGTGGCATACCAATTCCAAACAAACTGTTTCCTTTGATGTATCATTCTTAGACTTACCACAAATCCAAGAGCTACAAGTGGTTCTCCCTCATTGAGGTGATAAAGGAATGATCCACCATAAGTGTGTCTATCCAAAGGCCAACCCACAGTGTGCTCTACAAGACCCGGCTGCCACTTCTTCTCATCGATGAGCCATAGCTGAGTGAAAAAATTACCATATGTTAATCCACCCAGTGCACTCTACTGGAGTGATGCAATGAGCAAAAATTATTAcagtaataaaacaaaaataagacATACAATTACCAGAAAAcacacggggagatttatcattgccttcctgacattttattggctgaaatagcatagagccctgcttgtcctcactgcacagagccccgcttgtcttcagtgcacagagccccgcttgtcttcagtgcacagagccccgcttgtcttcagtgcacagagccccgcttgtcttcagtgcacagagccccgcttgtcttcagtgcacagagccccgcttgtcctccctgcacagagccccgcttgtgctccctgcacagagccccgcttgtcctccctgcacagagccccgcttgtcctccctgcacagagccccgcttgtcctccctgcacagagccccgcttgtcctccctgcacagagccccgcttgtcctccctgcacagagccccgcttgtcctccctgcacagagccccgcttgtcctccctgcacagagccccgcttgtcctcactgcacagagccccgcttgtcctcactgcacagagccccgcttgtcctcactgcacagagcccctatcctttggataggggataagatgtctagggacggagtatccctttaaataaccTTTTTGCCAATATAGTATATGATCTTACATAGATCTACTTAGCATTCTGACATTAAGGCAAAAATATGATAAAAACTTGTGCCAAAAATGATTGACATGACTTGCGCCACATTTATTATGAGTTTTAGACACCTTTCGTCTCATTGGATAAGGCGCTCTAAAGGGCATAGTCTAAACGAGCCAACAATGCATCAAAATTTTGGTACATGACCCTGGTGTAAAGTAGGCTGATATTAGAGTTATTCTTAACTTGGACTAGACAGCCTACAGATATGCCAGGTTTATCAACCAGCTTGACCCACTGTGATAAATCCGATGCATCTCCACCGTCTAaaaattaaagcgtacctgtcagatcccacaaaaagaaaaagatttatctatcaccaatatttcacaaaaaattgtgcattacAGCTGTTGAATGTCTTTTCCGTCTTCCCAAAGGGAGGAAGGGAAAGGGTGTGTCCatttcttgcctgcactgtgatgactcctccccctcactcactctgctgactcactgcacTCGGGGGAGAGAGTCTTGCagtcctgctctgtaaccccttcctctctggttttatgctatatacacacacacaatgattaatgtagattgcctgtactctaccaccaaagacaatatggtgagtgtataacttacatcttcctaaattagtgcaaaggtttggTGCTAAAAGTACATTTGTTTgttatgcatacattttatataggttactatgtcattcatgtgtatcatccttaggcagtcctgtaatgctgggacttgtagttttggaatagttggaggtacagtgtttaaataactcttttttgcagcagtgttgttttcagatgtgtgcctacagcttttgcaaaactacaactcccagcatgcccagacatcctttgactgtccaggtgcttggagttgtagttttggaacagctggaggcacatgtttagtaaaactctgtgttccagcagtgtttctgcagactgtgttcctcctgcagccttgtcaatcagccatctcatgtccatgatCCTTGGACACGCTGacgctgctgtgggactcatgagtgtcccaggaggtatggggacccttgtggtgggattttcaatggcagttttctttaataaaatgtgaaaaatttataaaaataaatttataaaaatgtattagaaAAACTACTgtattgccaagatgtacaacatataaaaagtgtttatatctgacagtgactATTTCAGACAGTATTAGCAAATTCCTCTCAACTAATCTTTTTCAAAGTCTACCACAATTTCTGCCATTAAGTACACCTTACTAGAGCAGGTAACCCGTGGCACACAACCAACAACAACTTTACCTCCTTCAGCCCAATGGCGTAGGTCTGTGGTTCACAGTTCTCGCGAAGATTAAATGTCTTGTACAACTGCTTGGCAAGATGCCCATGGCAGCCCTCTCCAAAGATGGTCACCTTGGCATGCAGCTCCAGGCCACGTTCAAATGTGGACTATAGGAATAAAGCACACGTGATGTTCTACTGAAGGACAGAAGAGTCAAGCAAGAACCACATTTTCTAACTagcagttaccgtatttttcgccgtataagatgcactttttcttccccaaaactgggggggggggggggggggggggggggggcaggggggggggggggagttggtttgtcttatacggcgaatacacattaaaaccctgtccaatcgcggcggtcccagcggcaatcaatggccgggacccgcagctaatacaggacatcaccgatcgcggtgatgccctgtattaactcttcagacgtggcgatcaaacctgaccgccgcgtctgaagcgaaagtgaaactaacccggctgcaccgggagggaccttacctgcctccttggtgtctgctccgtgccgggatcccctgcatggccggcgctctccttcgtcgccaTCACTTCGTCGTGCATTCCGTCCCGTCATCAaatagaagcggcgtgcgtagcgacgtgatggcgacgacggagagcaaggatactggGCAGCAAAGACGTTACggtgcgacggggacacggcgacagcgatggagcgacattcattgcagcagtgacgggtccggagcggcggggacacgtgagtattacctcctataccagtggtcttcaacttgcggacctccagatgttgcaaaactacaactcccagcatgcccggacagccaacggctgtccgggcatgctgggagttgtagttttgcaacatctggaggtccactggttgaagatcactgtcctatactttacattgtattctagattttcctcctttaaaattgggtgcgtcttatatgccggagcgtcctatagggcgaaagatACGGTAGGTTTTACCAAGATCCatactccatgggggagatttatcaaaacttgtccggaggaaaagttgctgagttgcccatagcaaccaatcagatcgcttctttcatttttcagaggcctttttagaaatgaaagaagcaatctgattggttgctatggacaactcaacaactttacttctggacaggtttttgataaatctcccccatatctttTGTTATTTATGGAATAAATTGTTTGTGCAAAATACTTCCTCAGTGTTACCTTTGGGGAGCCATCTTTGTGAATGCCAACATCATTTGTTGCTATTCCTTTAACACTACCATCTTCATGGAAAAGTACCTAAAATAGAGCATATAATTGTACCTGTTTAATTAGAAATATTATATTACAGGAGAAAATATAaggtgctataaaaagtgacaaacatACATCTGCTGCCGCATATCCAGGGTAGATTTCAACACCCAAAGCCTCCGCCTGCTCACCAAGCCAGCTGACAAGGTGCCCAAGCCTTACGATATAGTTGCCATGATTATTCATTGGAAgtcctatatatacacaaagaaaAGATCATCAAATCtctggcactagagatgagcgaacttacagtaaattcgattcgtcacgaacttctcggctcggcagttgatgacttatcctgcgtaaattagttcagctttcaggtgctccggtgggctggaaaaggtggatacagtcctaggaaagagtctcctaggactgtatccaccttttccagcccaccggagcacctgaaagctgaactaatttatgcaggaaaagtcatcaactgccgagccgagaagttcgtgacgaatcgaatttgctcatctctagtaataactttagaatgctttttctgagtggaGCGACTCTGAGATTAgtttttttcattgtgcaggataatttacattatagctctatagtacacgtcattacggaagtggcaatacctagtatgtatatgatttgtgtttttgttttgatgataatacagggcttttattgggaaagtttttttttatttatatatttttttttaacacttcacatttttattgaaaacctttttttttttctggatctcacaggctacCGTAGCAGGCAGGCGGACATTATTggacatagcaaccaacggcgacccatgATCGTATAGCGGCGCCgctgttggtgaacaggggaagcaccctccccctgtcaacaccatagatgccgtgatcaggactgattacggcatctgtggggttaatgctgccaggactggacgtttttttttttttggaagctgTAAAATGCCCACATAAAAACAGTCATGGAAAGATAGGCAACAAAAGGCATTTTGGGGACCCTACAAGGGGATTTTGCAGTCATCTACAGTCACACCTGACCTTTTATGGACTTTGTTCGGCCATAGATTTACACAGCCTTGTCTTTCCTGAAGGTGTGGCACCGATGGAAATAAATGTGTGTCTTGTAGGAAAGCTCACAGGgattgtatatatacacacacacacacacacatatatacacacaccacttACCAGGGAGTATAGGCACGGGTATTCTATGTTTTTCTGTCAGGATTCCAAACTTATCGCCAGTCACCTTCGTGTGCAGTGGGGCCTGTGAGTAAATAGAAATTCATTTTGTGAGTAATATTAGCCCCAATCCATCATGGAccatgttgtaataccacacacaaccctaAGACATATGTGGTGCTgtatggaagaaattagctctgttttttaatTCCTGATTATCCCCTTTAATGGTTGGACACTGACTTATAGAGTAGCTACTTTTTTGCCAAGTGGCATTGCCAACTGTTGTGCCACctttacttgcttttaaaatacaggacatcacagtgGGACCTGTTGTCATCTTGGTAAAAATCATATCAGGCAGAACACATGCAGAAACTAAGAAAATGTCTATTTGTGACAGATGATGAATGTACATTGTATGACCTGTGAACATCCAGTAGAATCTTAACAAAACCTTAACATAATTCTTCCTCCTGGATAACCTACAGAATGGCAGCTTCCAATGGTGGTTTTCTAATCCGTATATGATCTATCATCATAGGGATTCATTATTTTCGCTAATAGACTGGGTAGTAGTAAGAATGTGTGTCTCCCTACATTCTGCAAAGGACCACCTCTATCTTCTTCCCGTAAGCCCCCTGACATTACATATTAATGGGGTTATCAGTTTACTTTCATAGTCAATACAATAAATGTATATACAAGTACATACCCCACGTTCCTTCCAGTCAGGGAACAGCTCCTCCAGGGCTCTTGGCTCCACACAGGCCCCAGAGAGGGTGTGTGCCCCGATCTGGGATGCCTTTTCTACTAAGCAAACACGCAGTTCCTTATCATGCTCAGCCGCAAGTTGCTTTAACCGTATGGCTGCAGAGAGCCCTGCAGGGCCACCGCCAACCACTACCACATCAGCTTCCTCTGCGAACCTCTCCATATTGACACCTTGCATGACAGAAAGTCAACCATTATATTGGACTTCGAGCACTTTGTCATTTGCATctttttacaaaataaataaatagataaacagaACCTCAATAGAATTTTCAGAGAAGGTCAACcatctaaggctcctttcacactatagtgttgctccgttttaaagatctgttacAATGTCCCgtttagaaaacccttaaaaaggtccgttaaaaaatcccattcaaatctatgggattttttgattatccgttctcacccgaacggataatcaaaaaataccatagacttgaatgggatttattTAAcggacatttttaaaggggttatccaggaaaaatacacacacatatatatatatatatatatatatatatatacacacacacacacatacatacatatatatatatatatatatatatatatatatatatctctatcaactggttccagaaagtaaaacagatttgtaaattacttctattatttttttttatcctttcagtacttatgggctgctgaagttgagttgttattttctgtctaagtgctctctgatgacacctgtttcgggaactgtccagagtagaagcaaatccccatagcaaacctcttctactctgtgcagttcccgagacaagcagagatgtcagcagagagcactgttgcctgacagaaaagatcaactcaacttcagcagttaataattattggaaggat
Above is a genomic segment from Hyla sarda isolate aHylSar1 chromosome 1, aHylSar1.hap1, whole genome shotgun sequence containing:
- the ETFDH gene encoding electron transfer flavoprotein-ubiquinone oxidoreductase, mitochondrial is translated as MMSACRYTRQAHQCLHHLTPIKTCVPAFCIKRWSSSTVPRITTHYSIHPRDKDNRWEGVNMERFAEEADVVVVGGGPAGLSAAIRLKQLAAEHDKELRVCLVEKASQIGAHTLSGACVEPRALEELFPDWKERGAPLHTKVTGDKFGILTEKHRIPVPILPGLPMNNHGNYIVRLGHLVSWLGEQAEALGVEIYPGYAAADVLFHEDGSVKGIATNDVGIHKDGSPKSTFERGLELHAKVTIFGEGCHGHLAKQLYKTFNLRENCEPQTYAIGLKELWLIDEKKWQPGLVEHTVGWPLDRHTYGGSFLYHLNEGEPLVALGFVIGLDYQNPYINPFREFQRWKHHPSVCPTLEGGTRIAYGARALNEGGFQSLPKLAFPGGVLVGCSPGLLNVPKIKGTHTAMKSGILAAESIFKQLTDENLQSSTQGLSVTEYEENLKKSWVWKELYSVRNIRPSCHGPLGLYGGMIYTGLFYWILRGMEPWTLKHKGLDSDQLKPAKDCTPIEYPKPDGKISFDLLSSVALSGTNHEHDQPAHLTLRDDSIPVNRNLAIYDGPEQRFCPAGVYEYVPLESGEGSRLQINAQNCVHCKTCDIKDPSQNINWVVPEGGGGPAYNGL